The following is a genomic window from Aphis gossypii isolate Hap1 chromosome X, ASM2018417v2, whole genome shotgun sequence.
gcaattttttttgcaatatcTGTGCATGTACGAATTTATcccattatttattgtttagtatattatttgtccATCGATagcgaaaataattatacatcaatTCCTAAAATGATTCTTAGTCGGCTTTTACCTACtcgcaaaaaaatattattcatcattatatttattttatcattaattttattaacatggCCTTGGTATTACTTTTACGGTCAGCAGTTCTTAGATGAAGCATATTTATACCATAGTCGCCGATTAGATGTGCgtcataatttttctatttacttttattttaattatctattatctagCTTCgacaaaatttcaataatatacagtatagtaACAAAACTTCCTACATTAATTCTTTTAGTGTCAACATCATTCAAATTTTCCCATACAAAAGACTTGCCTTtctgtttgttttgtttatcttttattatggTAGCATTTAACACTGTAATGACCtctcaatattttgtttggtttGTATCATTTTTGCCATTATGTTATCCATCTATTAACCTAACATACATTGATATTCTAAATCTGGTTATGACTTGGGTAGTACCTCAAATTGCATGGCTAACATTTGCCTATTGCCTAGAATTCTTaggttttaatacatttcaattaatttggGTTGAGTCACTTATATTCTTTTTAGccaatgttaaaattttatcaataacaattaattgttataaatgtaacacgtttaaaaaaatattgtaaaataattattttcattaaatataaacttattttatttctatctgtttggacattttaaaattaattttcctcaatcaaattataagacttaaaatgtttaataattgtaattcaatttatcacaaaagtaatatattatagtgtattgtttctactttttttattttttttgtatgatttCATACTAGAGCTAAAATAGgagctataaattaaaaagggagaaaaaaatattgactgaACAGTCAATGTcttattcaatgtttttatacaaattgtattttgtctTTTAAAGATGAATTATCAGTAACTCAAAATAAATCAAGTTTATGttctaaatttgtttttgaaaaccgcgagatagcaataataattattaaaaataagaaaaataaaccaattaacATACACGCACgacacattaatataaatgaaaattctaTTTAAGAGGACACCACACTTGTATGTGTtatgtatatgatttttttatcaaaataactaaaattataaattgcacCGAAAGAATAAATATGAGTAAAGTCATCCCAcgtaaaacagtttttaactgTTACGCTTGTATAACGAGACAACATATGTAGGCGTGGCGTTCTcttaagcatattatttatgaagttAATGGTTTAagagacaaaataaatatttaataattttttttagtaaaatagtacattttgatagcttagataaaaaaaataataataaagaagtttcattatgttaattaatgtaaagAAAGG
Proteins encoded in this region:
- the LOC126548825 gene encoding GPI mannosyltransferase 1 yields the protein MYFIWHTVLAFLIRIFMILCSQWYDNDDTGVHYTDIDYKIFTDAAQHMWEGDSPYSRPTYRYTPLIALLLIPNILLHNCWGKILFSAFDLGIAVIIRKLVSKSHPNHSNVCAYLWLYNPLSIVISTRGNADSISCFLVLITLLAHIKSCYILSAIFFAISVHVRIYPIIYCLVYYLSIDSENNYTSIPKMILSRLLPTRKKILFIIIFILSLILLTWPWYYFYGQQFLDEAYLYHSRRLDVRHNFSIYFYFNYLLSSFDKISIIYSIVTKLPTLILLVSTSFKFSHTKDLPFCLFCLSFIMVAFNTVMTSQYFVWFVSFLPLCYPSINLTYIDILNLVMTWVVPQIAWLTFAYCLEFLGFNTFQLIWVESLIFFLANVKILSITINCYKCNTFKKIL